A single window of Sporosarcina sp. 6E9 DNA harbors:
- a CDS encoding DUF3231 family protein, which produces MGIMDGNPKKDPMHYGEVIGVWAYIGASNGLISGYEAFVNHAADKDLIKLLEEAIETMKSEVKELEGVLQENGITPPPALPGRAKANAEDIPVGARFMDPEISGAISINVGQGMVSICQVMGQCLREDIAAMFAKYLKDKIMFGAKLLRMNKEKGWIIPPPLHTSS; this is translated from the coding sequence ATGGGCATTATGGATGGAAATCCGAAAAAGGATCCAATGCATTACGGCGAAGTGATTGGCGTATGGGCATATATTGGGGCAAGTAATGGTTTAATCAGCGGTTATGAAGCATTCGTTAACCACGCAGCGGATAAAGATCTAATAAAACTTCTGGAAGAAGCAATTGAAACGATGAAATCAGAAGTTAAAGAGCTTGAAGGTGTTTTACAAGAGAACGGAATTACGCCTCCTCCCGCATTACCTGGTCGAGCAAAAGCCAATGCAGAAGACATTCCAGTTGGCGCAAGATTTATGGATCCAGAAATTAGTGGCGCTATATCGATAAATGTCGGGCAAGGAATGGTGTCGATTTGTCAGGTAATGGGGCAGTGCCTAAGAGAAGATATTGCTGCGATGTTCGCTAAATATCTGAAGGATAAAATCATGTTTGGCGCAAAATTATTGCGCATGAATAAGGAAAAGGGATGGATTATTCCACCGCCG
- a CDS encoding cyclase family protein, producing the protein MKMYDVTGTVYEGMTVYKDNPKKQPKFNTVTNGYVTETRVELDVHTGTHIDAPRHMVVDGDTFESVPMDDLVGQCKLFDLTKVEDGITKKDLEQFDIQKGDFVFLKTKNSYEDAFNFKFIYLAKDGAEYLAELGVRGVGIDTLGIERDQEGHPTHKTLFAEKIIIIEGLRLKEVEQGEYFMVAAPLKLTGTDGSPARVLLFEGLK; encoded by the coding sequence ATGAAAATGTATGATGTCACAGGAACAGTTTACGAAGGCATGACAGTTTATAAGGATAACCCCAAAAAACAACCGAAATTTAATACAGTAACGAATGGTTACGTCACTGAAACACGGGTGGAGTTAGATGTACATACGGGAACGCATATTGATGCGCCGCGCCACATGGTTGTAGATGGTGACACGTTTGAATCTGTTCCAATGGATGATCTAGTAGGTCAATGTAAACTATTCGATTTAACAAAAGTTGAAGACGGCATAACGAAAAAGGACTTAGAACAATTTGATATTCAAAAAGGCGACTTTGTCTTTTTGAAAACGAAAAACTCATATGAAGATGCTTTTAACTTTAAATTTATTTATCTTGCTAAAGACGGCGCAGAGTATCTTGCTGAATTAGGTGTTAGAGGTGTTGGAATCGACACACTCGGTATCGAACGGGATCAAGAGGGCCATCCTACGCATAAAACATTATTTGCAGAAAAAATCATTATTATTGAAGGACTTCGTTTGAAGGAAGTTGAGCAAGGAGAGTACTTCATGGTTGCAGCACCACTTAAATTAACGGGTACAGATGGATCGCCTGCAAGAGTGTTATTGTTTGAAGGGTTAAAATAA
- the zwf gene encoding glucose-6-phosphate dehydrogenase — MEDLTFVLFGATGDLAQRKLFPAMYNLFLEGKLPESFSVIGLGRREWSNEFFQSKVEESIRAHSRRAVQSDGLQDFLTCFQYCIFDATDQNSYRLLHELIENRESELGIPGNRLFYLSVAPQLVDVITTNLNKNGINRTKGWRRLVVEKPFGSDLASAQQLNKKLSEAFNEVEIYRIDHYLGKPMVQNLESLVYANPALGSLLDLKQIANVQITASETVGVETRAAYYDQAGAIRDMVQNHLLQLVMMTALHMPEKVTAKEVSLKKIEVIDALRPISKEDAHRDVVRGQYETGEVLGTPVEGYQEEPGVKAGSNIDTYFAARLYIDNPLWQGIPFYIRTGKRLNKKSTRIVIEFKNKAKQIDVLPDEGIIPNLLILDINPNEGISLRLNIKDPSSNRFEPACINFTTDSDDQSEAYELLLFDAMLGNATFFAHWEEVELSWKWIQPLLEAFEADMLPLHPYTAGSTGPEAANQLLQSDQFKWW; from the coding sequence ATGGAAGACCTGACTTTTGTTTTATTTGGAGCGACAGGAGACTTAGCGCAGCGCAAGTTATTTCCTGCGATGTATAATCTCTTTCTAGAAGGAAAATTACCAGAGTCATTCTCTGTGATCGGGTTAGGAAGGCGAGAGTGGTCTAACGAATTTTTCCAATCCAAAGTAGAAGAATCGATTAGAGCCCATTCAAGGAGGGCTGTTCAATCAGACGGTTTGCAAGACTTTTTAACCTGTTTTCAATACTGTATATTCGATGCGACAGACCAAAATTCCTATCGACTTTTGCATGAACTCATTGAAAACAGAGAAAGCGAACTAGGCATACCGGGAAACCGCCTTTTCTATTTATCCGTTGCGCCTCAGTTAGTCGATGTCATTACAACAAATCTTAACAAAAATGGAATTAACCGAACCAAAGGCTGGAGACGATTAGTCGTTGAAAAACCATTTGGCAGCGATCTAGCGTCAGCTCAACAATTAAATAAGAAATTGAGTGAAGCCTTCAACGAAGTAGAAATTTATCGAATCGACCATTATCTTGGTAAACCGATGGTCCAAAATCTAGAGTCATTAGTATATGCCAATCCGGCTTTAGGATCCTTATTGGATCTTAAACAAATTGCCAATGTTCAAATCACCGCAAGTGAAACAGTGGGTGTTGAAACCCGCGCCGCCTATTACGACCAAGCTGGAGCTATACGCGATATGGTTCAGAATCACCTGCTCCAATTGGTGATGATGACTGCCTTGCATATGCCTGAAAAAGTAACTGCAAAAGAAGTTAGCCTTAAAAAAATTGAAGTTATCGATGCGCTCCGTCCCATCTCAAAAGAAGATGCACACCGCGACGTGGTCCGTGGTCAATACGAAACAGGTGAAGTCCTTGGAACACCCGTTGAAGGTTATCAAGAGGAACCTGGTGTAAAGGCTGGTTCAAATATCGACACTTATTTTGCAGCACGCTTATATATTGATAATCCGTTATGGCAAGGTATCCCCTTCTATATTCGCACGGGGAAACGGCTCAATAAAAAATCTACACGCATTGTTATTGAATTTAAAAATAAGGCAAAGCAAATTGATGTGCTTCCGGATGAAGGGATTATCCCGAACTTATTGATACTCGACATTAATCCAAATGAAGGGATTTCTTTAAGACTGAATATAAAAGATCCATCAAGCAATCGTTTCGAACCTGCCTGCATTAACTTCACGACTGATTCGGATGACCAATCAGAAGCCTATGAACTCCTGCTGTTTGACGCGATGCTAGGGAATGCGACATTCTTTGCGCATTGGGAAGAAGTCGAACTTTCGTGGAAATGGATTCAACCGTTACTAGAAGCTTTTGAGGCGGACATGCTACCTTTACACCCTTATACTGCGGGCTCAACTGGTCCAGAAGCAGCGAATCAGCTATTGCAATCCGATCAATTTAAGTGGTGGTAA
- a CDS encoding zinc ribbon domain-containing protein YjdM, with the protein MNELPNCPKCNSEYTYEDGNLFVCPECAHEWTLESESEEIEVEKVYKDAHGNILNDGDAVTVIKDLKVKGSSAVVKKGTKVKDIQLVDEDHDINCKIDGIGAMQLKTEFVKKL; encoded by the coding sequence ATGAATGAATTGCCGAATTGTCCAAAATGTAATTCTGAATACACGTATGAAGACGGGAATCTTTTTGTTTGCCCGGAATGTGCACATGAATGGACGTTAGAATCAGAATCCGAAGAAATAGAAGTAGAAAAAGTTTACAAAGATGCGCATGGAAATATTTTAAATGATGGAGATGCCGTTACTGTCATCAAAGACCTGAAAGTAAAAGGTAGCTCAGCTGTCGTAAAAAAAGGTACGAAGGTTAAGGACATCCAATTAGTCGATGAAGACCATGATATTAATTGTAAAATTGATGGTATTGGCGCGATGCAGTTGAAAACTGAATTTGTTAAGAAACTATAA
- a CDS encoding TetR/AcrR family transcriptional regulator, with protein MKERLQRKATRYKTVIIKTNGGRTMTGIQQKNKNKRFRSIIQTAEALFIEHGLDHVQMQHIADAEGIGIATLFRYFPKKNKLIVAVAIHNLERSIPYFEDIASADHPAYERLKMVLDQLTVKDTSELKHSTKFREAFESYASFAKEPLDDIEDYINVQKRIADILLRIVEDGKVDGSIRTDIPVKEAIITIINVYGTFGGNIALKSSISYLEDDIAPNIQQRMLMEMLLSFIRP; from the coding sequence ATGAAAGAAAGATTGCAAAGAAAAGCGACGCGCTATAAAACTGTTATAATAAAAACGAACGGAGGTAGAACGATGACGGGGATTCAGCAAAAAAATAAAAATAAACGCTTTAGGAGTATTATCCAAACAGCAGAGGCGTTATTTATCGAACACGGACTTGATCACGTGCAAATGCAGCATATCGCAGATGCGGAAGGGATAGGCATTGCCACGTTATTCCGTTATTTTCCAAAGAAAAACAAACTCATCGTAGCTGTTGCCATTCACAATTTAGAACGCAGTATTCCTTATTTTGAAGATATTGCTTCGGCAGATCATCCGGCATATGAACGATTGAAGATGGTGCTTGATCAGTTAACGGTGAAAGATACGTCAGAACTAAAACATTCGACGAAGTTCCGTGAAGCATTTGAAAGCTATGCTTCCTTTGCGAAAGAACCATTAGATGATATTGAAGACTACATAAATGTTCAAAAAAGAATTGCGGACATCCTGCTACGTATTGTAGAAGATGGAAAAGTGGATGGTTCGATACGCACAGATATCCCGGTTAAGGAAGCGATTATTACGATTATTAATGTCTATGGCACATTTGGGGGCAATATCGCTTTAAAGTCGTCCATTTCCTATTTAGAAGATGATATCGCGCCAAATATTCAACAGCGAATGCTAATGGAGATGCTTCTCTCTTTCATTCGTCCGTGA
- a CDS encoding SDR family NAD(P)-dependent oxidoreductase, which translates to MRLQDKVAVVTGAGSGMGEATALLFARQGAKVVATDINEEAVQAVVAKIIDAGGEAIAVKQNVAKKEDWETVYAQTTEKFNKLDILVNNAGISFAKDFLEQTEADWARLYEINVNSVMFGMQLAIPLMIENNGGSIVNISSTAALTGMAGAGGYTASKGAVRSITKAAAVDYGKRGIRVNSIHPGYIITPMSAPHMDQYKDYFLSQVATPELGIAEDVASAILFLASDEANHISGIELPVDGGLTAK; encoded by the coding sequence ATGAGACTTCAAGATAAAGTAGCTGTCGTAACTGGTGCCGGAAGTGGAATGGGAGAAGCAACAGCATTATTATTTGCACGTCAGGGAGCGAAAGTAGTCGCAACTGATATCAATGAGGAAGCTGTCCAAGCTGTCGTTGCTAAGATTATAGATGCCGGTGGTGAAGCAATTGCAGTTAAACAAAACGTAGCGAAGAAAGAAGATTGGGAAACAGTATATGCACAAACAACAGAAAAATTTAATAAACTTGATATCCTTGTCAACAACGCGGGTATTTCATTTGCAAAAGATTTCCTTGAGCAAACAGAAGCTGATTGGGCGCGCCTATACGAGATCAACGTAAACAGCGTCATGTTCGGCATGCAACTAGCAATTCCTTTAATGATAGAAAATAATGGCGGTTCAATCGTCAATATTTCATCGACTGCTGCATTAACGGGCATGGCAGGCGCTGGTGGTTACACGGCTTCCAAAGGGGCTGTTCGCTCTATTACGAAGGCAGCAGCAGTTGACTATGGTAAAAGAGGGATTCGTGTGAACTCGATACACCCAGGCTATATCATCACGCCAATGAGTGCACCGCATATGGATCAGTATAAAGATTACTTCCTATCACAAGTCGCTACGCCAGAATTAGGAATTGCAGAAGATGTAGCATCGGCTATCCTATTCCTAGCATCAGACGAAGCAAACCATATTTCAGGTATTGAACTTCCTGTCGACGGCGGCCTAACCGCAAAATGA
- a CDS encoding GNAT family N-acetyltransferase, whose protein sequence is MKNIELVNDIVTIRSMQLTDIDAIFEAGNYSEIWTHLVVTIQSRDDAARFVEQSLLNQELGKEHPFVIIDNKTNRIIGSTKLMNPDPYHNRIEIGFSWLSPTYWRSPINSNCKYLLMQYCFEVLNLNRIQIQADERNERSRNAIARIGATQEGILRDHMVRKDGTPRNTVIFSVIRPEWPMVKLHIEQLLMNQMQPVL, encoded by the coding sequence ATGAAAAATATTGAGCTTGTGAATGACATTGTTACAATTCGATCCATGCAACTTACTGATATCGATGCGATTTTCGAAGCCGGTAATTATAGTGAAATATGGACGCATTTGGTGGTGACGATTCAAAGTCGTGACGATGCTGCGAGATTCGTAGAACAATCATTGTTGAATCAAGAATTAGGTAAAGAACATCCATTTGTCATTATCGACAATAAAACAAATCGCATTATCGGGAGTACAAAACTTATGAATCCCGATCCCTATCATAATCGAATTGAAATTGGTTTTTCATGGCTCTCTCCCACTTATTGGCGAAGCCCAATCAACTCAAATTGCAAGTATCTGTTAATGCAATATTGCTTCGAAGTGCTCAATCTTAACCGCATTCAGATCCAGGCGGATGAAAGAAACGAACGCTCAAGAAATGCAATTGCTCGTATTGGTGCCACACAAGAAGGAATTTTACGTGATCATATGGTGCGTAAAGACGGCACCCCTCGAAACACTGTAATCTTTAGCGTTATTCGTCCAGAATGGCCTATGGTTAAATTGCACATCGAACAATTATTAATGAACCAAATGCAACCCGTATTATAA
- a CDS encoding alpha/beta fold hydrolase, which yields MDFYKMNINGHDIQIADYPGVNGTIIAMHGLTGTHKNMHYYAEKFKGNYRFLAVDLRGRGNSAETDAEPSIFKHAEDILGLIKALKIDNPILLGYSMGAFIAAIVASKLTSTKAVILLDGAAKASDHQRSIVKPSLSRLSKEFTSKEHYVSEIQKIYTNLGIEWNNVLQKTVEYEVEFVGDHWENKSTESRIIADFESFFTFDPEEICSQIDCPVLLVYAKGDIGSMPPLFYLTDYEQTRQSTKFIETVISDCNHYTMVFENRDDINKYIEVFLGEIA from the coding sequence TTGGATTTTTATAAGATGAATATCAATGGTCATGACATTCAAATAGCAGACTATCCTGGGGTAAATGGAACGATTATCGCCATGCACGGGTTAACTGGAACACATAAAAATATGCATTACTATGCGGAAAAGTTCAAAGGAAACTACCGATTTTTAGCAGTCGATTTGCGTGGTCGAGGAAACAGTGCCGAAACAGATGCTGAACCATCGATTTTTAAGCATGCAGAAGACATTCTGGGATTAATTAAAGCACTCAAAATCGACAATCCTATTCTATTGGGCTACTCGATGGGTGCTTTTATCGCAGCGATTGTAGCTAGTAAATTAACATCTACAAAAGCTGTCATTTTATTAGATGGTGCAGCGAAAGCATCTGATCATCAAAGAAGCATTGTAAAGCCTTCTTTAAGCAGACTTAGCAAAGAGTTTACGTCAAAGGAACATTATGTAAGTGAGATACAAAAAATTTACACGAACTTAGGCATTGAATGGAATAATGTGTTGCAAAAGACAGTTGAATACGAAGTAGAGTTTGTCGGTGACCACTGGGAAAATAAATCTACAGAGTCCCGTATTATAGCTGACTTTGAGAGTTTCTTTACGTTTGATCCTGAGGAAATTTGTTCACAAATCGACTGCCCCGTCTTGCTTGTTTATGCTAAAGGCGATATTGGCTCAATGCCGCCATTATTTTATTTAACGGATTATGAGCAAACTAGACAATCTACTAAATTCATTGAGACAGTGATATCCGACTGCAATCACTACACGATGGTCTTTGAAAACCGCGATGATATTAATAAATATATAGAAGTTTTTCTGGGCGAAATAGCGTGA
- a CDS encoding CoA transferase subunit A, giving the protein MTKVMNNIQDALSFVKSGHTVLVGGFGLIGAPLSLIDGLTEIDVKNLTIVSNNLGESGKGLGILLNQNKIKKGIGSYFTSNRDVGDKYQKGEIELELLPQGTLAESLRAGGAGLGGYYTTTGVGTDLAKGKEEREIDGVKYILEKAIRADVALIRAHKADTLGNLAYYKTARNFNPLMATAAKKVIVEVDEIVEPGMLNPEEIVTPFLFVDVIVEANLVLTKEGVVAK; this is encoded by the coding sequence ATGACAAAGGTTATGAATAACATTCAAGATGCTCTCTCTTTTGTAAAAAGTGGGCACACCGTTCTAGTCGGCGGCTTCGGTTTGATAGGCGCTCCCCTTTCGTTAATTGATGGATTAACAGAAATAGACGTTAAGAATCTAACGATTGTCAGTAATAATCTTGGGGAATCAGGAAAAGGACTCGGGATTTTATTGAATCAAAACAAAATCAAAAAAGGTATCGGCTCTTATTTTACCAGTAATCGCGATGTAGGTGATAAATATCAAAAAGGTGAAATTGAGTTGGAACTGCTTCCTCAAGGGACATTAGCAGAGTCGTTACGTGCGGGAGGAGCTGGACTTGGCGGTTATTATACGACGACTGGTGTTGGAACGGATCTCGCAAAAGGGAAAGAAGAACGCGAGATTGATGGTGTGAAGTATATATTGGAAAAAGCTATTCGTGCTGATGTGGCACTTATTCGGGCGCATAAGGCCGATACCCTTGGGAATCTCGCCTATTACAAAACAGCGCGTAACTTTAATCCATTGATGGCGACAGCTGCAAAAAAAGTAATTGTAGAAGTGGATGAAATTGTGGAACCGGGCATGTTGAACCCAGAAGAAATCGTAACGCCATTTCTATTCGTCGATGTCATTGTCGAGGCAAACCTAGTGTTGACGAAGGAAGGGGTTGTGGCCAAATGA
- a CDS encoding 3-oxoacid CoA-transferase subunit B, producing the protein MTIKVNRENMQHTIAKRVAQELEGPCVVNLGIGIPTLVAEYLAADNIYLHTENGLLGVTDVEDADVDPNLVNAGKLPVGEAIGAAYFNSSDSFAMIRGGHVDVAILGALQVDENGIIANWAVPGKNIMGVGGAMDLLVGAKKVFATMSHTSKDGRSKLVKECTYPITSTRSVDMIFTELAVFKIEDKQLELVELMPGVTIEEVREKTEADFIEGQP; encoded by the coding sequence ATGACTATAAAGGTAAACAGAGAGAATATGCAGCATACGATTGCGAAGCGGGTGGCCCAGGAATTAGAGGGACCCTGTGTCGTGAACTTAGGCATTGGAATCCCTACTCTAGTGGCAGAGTACTTAGCCGCAGATAATATTTATTTGCATACGGAAAACGGCTTGCTTGGTGTGACAGATGTGGAAGATGCGGACGTGGATCCGAACCTGGTTAACGCCGGAAAATTACCGGTTGGAGAAGCAATCGGAGCTGCCTACTTTAATAGCTCAGATTCGTTCGCTATGATTCGCGGAGGTCATGTCGATGTCGCGATCTTAGGCGCACTCCAAGTCGATGAAAACGGCATTATCGCAAACTGGGCAGTGCCCGGAAAAAATATTATGGGGGTCGGCGGCGCGATGGATTTATTGGTCGGCGCGAAAAAAGTATTTGCGACGATGAGCCACACCTCTAAAGATGGCCGTAGCAAACTCGTAAAGGAATGCACCTATCCGATTACTTCTACCAGAAGTGTGGATATGATTTTTACCGAATTAGCAGTTTTTAAGATTGAAGATAAACAATTAGAACTTGTAGAACTCATGCCAGGTGTCACTATCGAAGAAGTTAGAGAGAAAACAGAAGCCGATTTTATTGAGGGACAACCATGA
- a CDS encoding muconate/chloromuconate family cycloisomerase: MKIRSFDVYIIDLPTIRPHQLAMHTIVSQTIVVGCVTDEEGREGWSEVATIGGASYGESTPEAIKVNIDTYITPLVIGKNPIHFDKIMFEVSQLVRGNHFAKTVVEAAIIDLAARSKGVPAYELFGGQIHTSLPIAWTLASGNTEKDIEEAKALLHQKRHNIFKLKIGAGDPLKNVEHVRQIKKAVGDQARITVDVNQAWDEDTANYCIEALEDGGVSMIEQPLPIWNYEGMSRLTARFKVPIMADEAANSIQDVFQISKHRAGNCIALKPCKAGGLTQTKKVAAIAEAAGIGLYGGTMIESSLGTAICAQLYATIPEMKFGTEIFGPLLFKDTITVNHIQYENFEVIIPNGPGFGMEIDQEKLHHYARVL; encoded by the coding sequence ATGAAAATACGTTCCTTTGATGTATATATTATAGATTTGCCGACCATTCGTCCGCATCAACTGGCCATGCATACCATTGTTTCACAAACGATTGTTGTTGGCTGTGTCACGGATGAAGAAGGACGTGAAGGTTGGTCCGAAGTGGCAACAATCGGAGGCGCGTCTTATGGGGAGTCAACACCAGAAGCGATTAAGGTCAATATTGACACCTATATTACGCCATTGGTTATCGGTAAAAATCCGATTCATTTCGACAAGATCATGTTTGAAGTGTCGCAGTTAGTACGCGGAAATCATTTCGCTAAAACCGTAGTTGAAGCAGCCATTATCGATCTGGCTGCGAGAAGCAAAGGCGTCCCCGCCTATGAGTTATTCGGCGGACAAATCCATACTTCACTCCCCATTGCTTGGACGCTCGCTAGCGGAAATACAGAAAAAGATATTGAAGAAGCTAAAGCGCTTTTACATCAAAAACGGCATAATATCTTCAAGTTAAAAATCGGCGCTGGCGATCCCTTAAAGAATGTGGAACATGTTCGGCAGATTAAAAAAGCGGTGGGCGATCAAGCAAGAATCACCGTTGATGTCAATCAGGCATGGGATGAAGACACAGCCAACTATTGCATCGAAGCTTTAGAGGACGGTGGGGTTTCAATGATTGAGCAACCGCTCCCAATATGGAATTATGAAGGCATGTCCAGACTGACAGCCAGATTCAAAGTGCCTATCATGGCAGATGAAGCTGCAAATAGCATTCAAGACGTCTTCCAAATTTCAAAGCACCGGGCAGGTAATTGCATTGCTTTAAAACCTTGTAAAGCTGGCGGTTTAACACAAACAAAGAAAGTTGCGGCCATCGCGGAGGCTGCCGGAATCGGTTTGTACGGCGGAACGATGATTGAATCCAGTCTTGGAACGGCAATTTGTGCGCAACTATACGCCACCATTCCAGAAATGAAATTCGGAACAGAGATATTTGGTCCATTATTATTCAAAGACACGATTACAGTGAATCACATTCAATATGAAAACTTTGAAGTCATCATACCGAATGGACCCGGATTTGGCATGGAAATTGATCAAGAAAAGTTGCATCATTATGCACGTGTGCTTTAA
- a CDS encoding nucleoside hydrolase, giving the protein MKPIIFDVDTGIDDALAMAYALNSPELEVLGFTTCFGNVPVVDATRNTLTVLEKVAKPIPVYQGAAQTFLGRDKKTWPKQVHGEGGLGDRFMSDPITEAESQFAPDFIIEQVKKRPHEITVIAVGPLTNLALAIKKSPEIIPLVKEVIVMGGAVNVPGNVNEYSEANIIADPEAAEYVLSSGIALTLVGLDVTMQTLLPKSKLEKWRTDGNEKGQFFADMTEFYIGYYEKVSPGIEGCALHDPLAVGVAIDSGFVKTETMNVKVVTKGEEAGRTVGTHDEKATTRVCTEVDANRFLEHFLNRVI; this is encoded by the coding sequence TTGAAACCGATTATATTTGACGTAGATACAGGAATTGATGACGCTTTGGCGATGGCTTATGCATTAAATTCTCCGGAGCTAGAGGTGCTTGGCTTTACGACTTGTTTCGGAAATGTACCTGTAGTGGATGCTACGCGAAATACGCTGACAGTGTTAGAAAAAGTAGCGAAGCCTATTCCGGTTTACCAGGGCGCGGCTCAAACATTCTTGGGCCGTGATAAGAAAACTTGGCCGAAACAAGTCCACGGAGAAGGTGGTTTAGGAGATCGCTTTATGAGTGACCCGATTACCGAGGCAGAAAGTCAATTCGCACCCGATTTCATCATCGAACAGGTGAAAAAACGTCCGCATGAAATAACAGTGATTGCGGTTGGTCCGTTGACGAACTTGGCGCTCGCAATTAAAAAGTCTCCGGAAATCATCCCGCTTGTTAAAGAAGTTATTGTGATGGGCGGAGCTGTAAACGTTCCAGGCAATGTGAATGAATACAGTGAAGCTAACATCATAGCCGATCCTGAAGCCGCTGAATATGTTCTTTCTTCGGGTATAGCGCTAACGCTTGTCGGACTTGATGTCACGATGCAAACATTATTGCCAAAATCAAAGCTTGAAAAATGGCGCACCGATGGCAACGAAAAAGGACAATTCTTTGCAGATATGACCGAGTTTTATATTGGGTATTATGAAAAAGTATCTCCTGGAATTGAAGGCTGTGCGCTTCATGATCCACTAGCGGTTGGTGTTGCCATCGATTCAGGTTTTGTGAAAACCGAGACGATGAACGTTAAAGTTGTGACAAAAGGGGAAGAGGCTGGAAGGACGGTCGGTACCCATGATGAAAAGGCGACAACCCGTGTATGTACAGAAGTCGATGCGAATCGTTTTTTAGAACATTTTCTAAATAGGGTTATATAA